The following are encoded in a window of Harmonia axyridis chromosome 7, icHarAxyr1.1, whole genome shotgun sequence genomic DNA:
- the LOC123685372 gene encoding uncharacterized protein LOC123685372 codes for MNQGGRGQRAGPLRSRPEEEPDGVSCGASGTAPRDGTVSQISNAPRRERRSLSLDGIRNPPAEVPRRDGRARWNEEENILLLRVHYIAKDLELNTNANYRKSLADIWNDLNPRKQSYANLLANRVKWLLTNEKFTNTELNHIKLSCYPRGATVGCDDEIEEEIATPTPETPRSGKIEQELLKNYLLYAGVLPESRPRIPRLKGSKIMQQKVKEVNEIIQNNLPATWELRNVVDYVYAGAITVCSELGMKIKDTPPKKRDTLPPWKHRLEKKITAIRKNIGILHTYLNAETPSSRVAKLTRRIASEFKIKARNNRYRESIAEISDKLKQKIKALGSRMQRYNDRVKRYQNNHLYYKNKQQFFRRLEQSSPKNENAPTEESIHSFWKEIWEEERTHNNRAHWIGDVEAESGKYSMDNIKITEEDIKATLKKANNWSSPGVDQIQNYWWKHFTAIHNHLAKLLQEALSNPTKIPDFFTLGVTHMIPKGENTSDPKQYRPITCLPTVYKILTGVLTHHIWKHVNKNKILAPEQNGCRGSTRGCKELLISDLIITKKVKKRQRNISVAWLDYRKAFDSVPHTWLIKTLQFYGISKPVIDLLKHLMETWRTQLVVNTGKVNYKTSLIRIKRGIFQGDTLSTLWFCLALNPLSKLLKDQIYGYVIQKTPSTKISHQLYIDDLKLYAANEDQLKKQLKIVASFSQDIGLELGIDKCAVVHVKRGRVQEGAGLAVMEDLTIPQLGTRESYKYLGVQQALDIKTTEMKTIFKEKFLSRLKKILQSKLNSKSMFEAINIWAVPCISYSFGVIKWFNTELKDIDQKVRALLTKHGIHHPHASVNRLYVPRHEGGRGLQNLEMIHDRTVRDTREYFLNKNLPFHRTICREDDRLSPLNLAGQIEPQQLTIEKLTQEWHSKALHGRYPGTLKNDHVNKEYSLTYLKSGYLFPETEGRLIAIQDQVVPTRSYIKNITRRNIPTDKCRKCSQVTESIQHVTSSCSILAPTDYTQRHDAMARVYHQAIAKKCGLIKKTVRPFEYRPSNILENEHYKLYWDNFITTDQTIKHNRPDILLHNKIERTMEILDVAIPADDNIAKAFTEKLTKYQDLAFEMKTIYGLKSTTILPLVMSTNGLVEKHLVDNTLRLGLEKELVSTAQKEVILANTRLVRKFLTSL; via the coding sequence ATGAACCAGGGCGGTAGAGGGCAGCGGGCTGGCCCTCTTCGGAGCCGTCCAGAGGAAGAGCCTGATGGGGTAAGCTGTGGGGCGAGCGGCACAGCCCCCCGAGATGGTACCGTAAGCCAAATCTCGAATGCTCCCAGAAGGGAAAGAAGGAGCTTAAGCTTGGACGGGATCAGAAACCCTCCCGCTGAAGTTCCAAGACGAGATGGACGAGCACGATGGAATGAAGAGGAAAACATCCTACTTTTACGTGTTCATTACATCGCAAAGGATCTGGAACTCAACACAAACGCCAACTACAGAAAATCTTTAGCAGACATCTGGAATGACTTAAACCCACGCAAGCAATCATACGCCAACCTGTTGGCCAACAGAGTCAAATGGCTCTTGACTAACGAAAAGTTCACAAACACCGAACTAAACCACATAAAACTCAGCTGCTATCCGCGTGGAGCTACAGTGGGATGCGACGATGAAATTGAGGAAGAAATTGCCACCCCAACACCCGAAACACCCAGATCTGGCAAAATAGAGCAGGAACTACTGAAAAACTATTTACTATACGCCGGCGTGTTACCTGAAAGCAGACCAAGAATACCAAGGTTAAAAGGCTCAAAGATCATGCAACAGAAAGTAAAAGAAGTCAATGAAATCATACAGAATAACTTACCGGCCACCTGGGAGTTAAGAAATGTGGTAGACTACGTGTATGCAGGAGCAATCACTGTATGCTCAGAGCTAGGCATGAAAATAAAAGATACTCCACCTAAAAAGAGGGACACACTACCACCCTGGAAACACCGCCTAGAAAAAAAGATCACTGCAATAAGGAAAAACATTGGCATACTTCATACTTACCTGAACGCAGAAACACCATCCAGCAGGGTCGCAAAGCTGACACGCCGAATAGCTTCTGAATTTAAAATCAAGGCCCGGAACAACCGCTACAGGGAGAGCATAGCAGAAATATCTGACAagctgaaacaaaaaattaaagcttTAGGTAGTAGGATGCAAAGATACAACGACAGGGTGAAAAGATACCAGAACAACCATCTCTATTACAAAAATAAACAGCAATTCTTCCGCCGCCTAGAGCAGAGCagtcccaaaaatgaaaacgcGCCTACGGAGGAATCCATTCACTCTTTCTGGAAGGAAATATGGGAGGAAGAAAGAACGCACAACAACCGAGCACACTGGATTGGGGATGTGGAAGCGGAATCTGGCAAATACAGTATGGATAACATAAAAATCACTGAAGAGGACATAAAAGCGACACTGAAAAAGGCAAACAACTGGTCTTCCCCAGGTGTAGACCAAATACAGAACTACTGGTGGAAACACTTCACGGCAATACACAACCACCTGGCAAAACTTCTCCAAGAAGCGCTCAGTAACCCCACCAAAATACCTGATTTTTTCACACTGGGAGTCACGCACATGATTCCAAAGGGAGAAAACACCTCAGACCCCAAACAATACCGGCCGATAACCTGTCTCCCGACTGTGTACAAAATTCTAACGGGAGTACTAACCCACCATATCTGGAAGCATGTTAACAAGAACAAAATACTAGCACCAGAACAAAATGGATGCCGTGGAAGTACCAGAGGATGCAAAGAACTCCTAATCTCCGACCTAATAATAACCAAGAAAGTCAAGAAAAGGCAAAGAAATATTTCGGTTGCGTGGTTAGATTATCGCAAGGCCTTTGATTCCGTACCGCACACATGGTTAATAAAGACACTCCAATTTTACGGAATATCGAAGCCGGTCATTGATCTTTTAAAGCACCTTATGGAGACATGGCGCACACAATTGGTGGTGAATACGGGGAAAGTGAACTACAAAACCTCCCTCATAAGAATCAAGAGAGGCATCTTTCAGGGAGACACCCTCAGCACCCTCTGGTTTTGTCTCGCCCTAAATCCCTTAAGTAAACTGCTAAAGGATCAAATCTACGGATACGTCATCCAAAAGACTCCGAGTACCAAGATCAGTCACCAGCTGTACATAGATGACCTCAAACTCTATGCTGCCAACGAAGACCAGTTGaagaaacaattaaaaatagTGGCATCCTTCTCACAAGACATAGGACTGGAACTGGGAATTGACAAATGTGCCGTTGTCCATGTAAAGAGAGGCCGTGTGCAAGAGGGAGCAGGCCTGGCCGTGATGGAGGACCTCACAATACCACAACTGGGAACCCGTGAATCCTATAAATACCTCGGTGTACAACAGGCACTAGACATCAAAACAACCGAGATGAAAACTATCTTCAAAGAAAAGTTCTTAAGCAGACTGAAAAAGATACTTCAGAGCAAGCTTAATTCGAAGTCCATGTTCGAAGCTATAAATATATGGGCAGTACCCTGTATAAGCTACTCGTTTGGAGTCATCAAATGGTTCAACACGGAACTAAAAGATATTGATCAGAAAGTTAGGGCACTACTCACCAAACACGGCATTCACCATCCGCATGCATCCGTCAATAGGTTATATGTTCCAAGGCATGAAGGGGGGAGAGGGCTGCAGAACCTGGAAATGATACATGACAGAACAGTTCGCGAcacaagagaatattttctgaataaaaactTACCGTTTCACCGAACCATATGTCGAGAAGATGACCGCTTGAGTCCGCTGAACCTGGCAGGACAAATCGAACCACAACAACTTACCATCGAAAAATTGACTCAGGAGTGGCACAGCAAAGCGCTACATGGAAGGTATCCCGGGACCCTAAAAAACGATCACGTCAATAAAGAATACTCACTTACTTACCTTAAATCCGGATACCTATTTCCTGAAACTGAAGGAAGATTGATCGCCATTCAGGACCAAGTGGTCCCAACAAGATCATACATTAAGAACATTACTAGACGCAACATACCCACGGATAAATGTCGAAAGTGCTCCCAGGTGACTGAATCCATTCAGCACGTCACCTCATCTTGCTCCATCCTGGCTCCAACTGACTATACGCAGCGACATGACGCGATGGCCAGAGTTTACCATCAGGCGATAGCCAAAAAGTGCGgactaataaaaaaaacagtaaGACCGTTTGAATACCGACCCAGTAACATATTAGAAAACGAGCACTACAAATTATACTGGGATAATTTTATCACAACGGACCAGACAATCAAACACAACCGACCCGACATCCTGCTCCACAATAAAATAGAGAGAACGATGGAAATCCTGGACGTTGCTATCCCGGCCGATGACAACATAGCTAAAGCTTTCACGGAAaaactaacgaagtatcaggaCCTGGCATTTGAGATGAAGACAATCTATGGCCTCAAATCAACAACCATACTGCCACTAGTCATGTCCACCAATGGGCTAGTGGAGAAACACCTAGTTGACAACACCCTAAGACTAGGTTTAGAAAAAGAGCTCGTGAGCACAGCTCAAAAAGAAGTAATCCTCGCCAATACTAGACTGGTGAGGAAGTTCCTTACATCCCTCTGA